The sequence GCCAGAATGCGTTTATGCAATCCGTGTTCATTGATCACCCAGAGAGGTTCCTTTGTCTGGGAATCCCAGATTTTTTGCAATTCATCAAATTCCATGATAATCCTGTTGTTTAGATTTACTGATAAGCAGTTTCTTGATGCGATTAATTTTCACCCCGACATTTGATTCCGTGATTCCCAGTATTGTCGCCATCTCTTTGTAGCTGAACCCATCCAGAATCAATAGAGAAAGCGAACGATCTATCTCATCGAGTTTGTAAATTTCTTCATAGAGCCAGGTCAGGCGTTCATCAATCTGAATGGCAGTCTCCTGTAAAATAGGCGGAAGCTGGTCAAGCGTTTCGGTGCTTTGGGTATGTTTCCGTTCTTTATTGGCCCATTTAATGGCCGTATTTAGCGCAATACGGTAAATCCAGGTGGTGGTTGACGACTGCTGACGGAAGGCAGGAATGGAATGCCATACCTGAATAATGATCTCCTGGAAAAGATCATCCTGGTCCATGGCTGTAACGGCATAAGCCCGCACTACTTTAAACAGCAATGCTTTATGTTGGCCAAGCCACTGGGTAAAGGTTTGATTCTGTTCTAGTTCACTCATGACACCCGGTATTTACTATATTAGTACTAGTCAGGGAGTGAATTCTTACAATTCTATAAAAAATAGCGATGTTTTTTTTCGGTTTCTCCCTTCTATATCCAGCGTCATCGTTCGTTAGAGATAATTTGCCAAAGTCGGGTAATACTAGAATCGGTCTGGGTTCGCGATAAGTTGACATAAGAAAGGCCGTCAAGTTAGAATTAGGGTATAGAATCTCCCGAATCCCAACTTGACGGCCTTTCGCCAGCTAGCTGTCTGATCTTAGTTCTCAGTGATTATTTCGTCACATCCTTAGTGCCATTCCAGGTCTGATGATCGATGCTCAAAATCACCCCTTTCTTTTCCAGTGCCGTTTTTAAGGCATTGTAAGCCAAATCCTGCACGTTTTTTTTCTGTTTTATGGCCATCGCAGCCGCAATACCCGCACTATTGCCCAGTTGCATCCAGGTCGATTCGACCCGTAACGAACAAAAACCAACATGAGAAGACGAAGCACATACGGGTACGAGCAGGTTGGTACACTCCGTAGCTTTTGGCGTAATAATTCGGTATGACAGTTCATAGGGCTGGGTAATCGGCTCCCATATTCGGCCTTCATTCACAAACTGCGTCTTCGAAACGGCAACCCGCTGAACATGGTGGCTATCTATCCAGTGTGAACCCAAACAAATGGCATCGGGCTTTGTACGTTCCTGTAAAATGTCTTTCTGGGTTTGCACATAAGCGCCAATCATCCGGCGGGCTTCCCGTACGTAGAGGTAATATGGAAAATTTTCATTGTCTGTAAATTCATCGGCGCTCAAGCCATAACCCGACGTTTCTGTTCGCAAGGTCTCCGGAACGGATGGGTCATTGGCCAGATAATACATCAGCCCGAGGGTCCAGGCTTTATGGTCCTGATAAATAGCATCACGTCGGGTGTAGTCGGCTTCCGGATAATCGACATTCCCCCCGAAATGGCCCAGGGAGATAACCGCTTTCTGCTTATTATTCGTCTCAAATTTACCCTTGGGATATGTCCAGGAATATAGATCGATTATATCCTTTAAGGTCGTTTCCGGGTGGTTTTTAAGCAATCGGGTCAACAAAAGATAACGTTCCGGTTTATACAATGCTGGTTTGGGAAAAGGCCGCCGATCCGATTTGGTGGACATCATCAATCGAAAATTGTAATTCATTACCCGATCGCTGGCCTGGCCCTCTGTCAATGTATTCCGTTCCACAAAACCCGGCAATAACCTGCCCGAATCGTCATAAGGAGCAGCCTCAATAGGCGTATCGATAAAGCGTACTCCAGCCAACGATTCCCCATATTGTTCACGACTCTCCCGGCCATGCGTATGAGATACCCCCGCACGAGCCATCAGATCACCTTCATAGGTCGCATCGATGAAGACTTTCCCCGCTACGTTTCTTCCATTCGTCAAACTTACGGACTGAATAACTGTGGCCTTTTTTTGAACGGATTTAACAAACGCTTCGTACACAACGGTCACGTTCGCTTCCTTCAATAAATCGGTAAAGGTTTTTTCGGCTACATGCGACTCAAAGTAAAACGTAGGGCCGCTTTTACCGTAATGCTTGCCCAATCGTTCATAAAACTCCAGGGGCAGGCCTGAATAGGTCTCCTCAATCATGTGTTCTGATTCGGCCGTACCGATGCCGCTGGTGTTGAGTCCACCCACATGTTTGGTGGGCTCAATAAGCAGAACACGGACACCTTCGCGAGCAGCCGCTACGGCCGAAATAATGCCACCAGGCGTTCCTCCGTAAACGACTACGTCGTAGGTTTCTGTTTGAGCTGGCTTTTTAAGCTGGAACGAACAGCAACAGACTAGTAGTAGGCAAAATAAGGAAATCGATTTCATCGTAAAATTTGAGATTAATGTAGCGCTCCCGCTACTGGCTGAAAGGAGACTTGACAGAATATGATAGCTGACCCAAACAGTGCGGCTTAGTAACCGGGATTTTGCCTGAGCGCCGGGTTCACGTCGATTTCAAAAATGGGAATAGGAAACAGCAAATTCTTTTCTGTAGCATTGGTAAAGCCTTCTTTTTGAGCGGCTTCCAGAAATTTACCGGTGCGCAGCAAATCCCAGCGACGATGCCCTTCCCCTGCCAGCTCCCAGCTCCTTTCCTGAAGCACTGCTTCCCGAAATTGCGCCTGAGTCAATCCCTTCAGGTCTTGCAGGTCCGATGCCGTGTTACCCTTTCTGGCTCGCGCCCGCACCAGATTGATCGCCGAATAGGCTTCTGAACCGGGGCCATTTAGTTCATTGAAGGCCTCGGCATAGATCAGCAGCACGTCGGCATACCGGGTAACCAGAAAATTGTTACGGGCCTGTTGTGAACCGCATGCCAGTGGGTCCCAGTATTTATCCAGATGAGGGCCGGTGCGGGAGGCCACCACTGTTCCATTGGCCAGTTTTTTTTCCAGAATGACCGTTACATCTTTCCGGTAGTCGCCCTTTAAAAACGAGTTGGCGAAATAGTTACTGACCTGGTAAGATCCGCCAGTCAGGTTGATTGGATAGCTAAAATAAATGGCAAAATTTTCGGCCATCGGACTCCCGTATTTTGGAAGCACACAACTGTATTGAATGGAAAATATATGTTCAGGACCGTTTTCCTTTTCTGGCGTAAACAGATCCCGATAATCGGCTACCAGACTATAAGTCTTTGAATCAATAACTTCTTTCGCTTTAGCGGCCGCATTGGCCCAGTCTTTCCGGGTCAGATAAACGGTCGCCAGAATGGACTTGGCCGCTCCGACCGTTGCCCGACCGATTTCACCCACAACGGTGTAGGTGGCTGGAAGCACCTTCTCAGCATCTAGTAAATCCTGGGTAATCTGCTGATAAACTTTGTCGACGGGGTCGCGGGAAACCCGGACGTTGACCACATCGGTCGAGGTTTTCACCACCAGCGGTACATCCCCGAAAGCACGAACTAAATTGAAATAAAACAGCGCGCGCAGAAATTTCGCTTCACCCACAACCTGATCACGAAGTTTCGTATCCATCGCAATCCGGGGCACGTTTTCAACAACTCGATTAGCACGGTCAATGGCAACATATGAATTCGTATAGAAGTCATCGAACTGGGTGTTTGCCGAGGTGTATTTGTGCTGGTCGATTTCGCTGATCGAGGCACTGCCATCGGGCCGAAGGGTCAACTCTTCTCCGCTCAAATCGCCCAGACTGATCATTGGCATGCTGTAAATGGCTTTTGCCCTGTCATAAACCGAATTGATTGCGGTGACGGCATCAGCCGCGTTATTGAACGAGTTCGATTCGCTCAAAAAACTGATGGGTTCTTCTTCCAGATTTTTCTCGCAACCGCTGCCCATCAACAGAAGGCACAGCATGGATACTACGAATTTGAATGGTTTCATTGCCGTATAGATCGGTTAAGTTTTTCCAGAGAGAATAAGTAATTAGAATGTGATCGTGCCGCCAATCGTGAAGGTTCGGGCCGGTGGGTATGCGAAGTTGTCGATGCCGTAGGTGGTATTGCTCGTGAAGTTTGAATTGACTTCCGGATCATAGCCAGAATACTTACTGACAGTCAGGAGGTTCTGCCCACTTACATAAACTCGTGCTGCGCGAATGGCTTTGGTTTTCAACGGGAGTCGATACCCCAGTGAGATGTTTTTGAGTCGTAAAAATGACCCATCTTCGATCAGATACGAGCTATTGAAAATACTCCACTGGCGGGCAGATGGTCGATTGTTGGACGGTTTTTCGGTTTGCCAGTGGTCATTGATAAAGCTTTTCAGTGGCGTAGCGCCGGGGTCCGTTTCGGTAATATTTCGGGTCTGATTGTACAGCTGATTGCCCTGTACACCCTGGAGAAAAATAGCCAGATCCAGTCCTTTGTACGAAAAGGTGTTTGTCAGGCCAAAGATGAATTTTGGCAAGCCATTTCCAATCACCGCCCGGTCTGTCGCGTTATTGAAAACCCCATCGCCATTTACATCTTTGTAGCGGGGTGCCCCTCCTACGTCGCCAGTCTGCGCCAGGCCACCGGCCGCTTTCACCGCTTCATTTGACTGCCATACACCATCGAAAACCCGACCATAGAACGACCCAACCGCTTCCCCAACCTTAACAATCGTTTGCATGCTTGTACCGCCATCGGTCACCAGATACTGATCTGCATCGGCCAGTCGGAGCACTTTATTCCGATTCGTAGAAATATTTCCGTTGGTCGTCCACTTGAATTTCCCGTCTATATTCACCGAAGTAATGCCCAGTTCAAATCCTTTATTTTCGAGACTGCCAATATTTCGGGTGACGGTTGTAAAGCCAGTGGTGGCAGGCAGGTCGATGGCTAGTAATAGATCGGAGGTCGTTTTCTGATAATAATCAGCCGTTAGCTGAATTCGGTTGTTGAGCAGCCCCAAATCGAATCCGACATCAAACTGGGCCGTTTTTTCCCAACGCAGATCGGGGTTGCCGATTCGGCCAGCCTGCGTTGTCAGCACTTCCGTATCGCCAAAAACAGTACGGGATGTGACGTAAGCCGACAGGGAATTGTAGAGACCAATACCATCATTTCCGGTAATCCCATAGCTCAGGCGAAACTTCAAATCACTAAGTGCCTGCACATTTTTCAGGAAGGGCTCATCGGATACCCGCCAGGCAAAGGCACCGGAAGGGAAGAAACCATATTTATTGTTAAGCCCAAACCGGGAAGATCCATCTACCCGACCTGTGAGCGTGAACAGATACCGATCCTTAAACCGGTAATTGACCCGACCTAAATAGGAGTTCAGGCCCCATTTCTGAACTGAATTGGTGGGGGCAATCAGCACCGATGCCTGAGCCAGACTGTTCGCGCCCAGCGTATAATTGGCAAAATTCTGAGCTTCCTGATAGGTTCGTTCCTCCCGATTGGATTGGAATGTGATCCCCGCCAGTACATCGAAGGCATGGCTGGCATTCAGTGTGCGCGCATAGGTGAGTGTGTTTTCGTTCAACAGATTCACGTTGCTCGATGTCCCGTTCGAGCCGTATCCGTTTACTGTATTGGCAACCAGGGTCTGTGGGGTAAAAAAGACATTTCGTCGGGTATTGAGCAAGTCAACACCTACACTAACGCGCGCGGTTAACCCGGTCAGCACTTTATAGTCTCCGAAAAGACTACCCAGTACCCGATCGCTATACAAAATATTAGTGGACGTTCGTAACAAAGCCACTGGATTGGCGATACTGGCCATACCCGAGCCTGGTCCCACGTTCAGCAATTGCCAATTGCCGCTGGCATCATATACGGGGCTGGCCGGAGAAATGGTCCGGGCCGATCCAACAGGACTTCCCCCGTATCCACTCTCATTGACCCCATTATTAACACTCCGGCTTACGGTGAGTGTCGTCCCAATTTTTAGCCGGTCATTTACGTTCGCGTCCAGATTGATCCGACCCGTATACCGTTTGTAGTTATTGGCAATAATAATCCCATCCTGATTGAAATAGTTGGTGCTCACTAAATAGCGCAGTTTATCAGTGCCTCCTGAAAAGGAAAGCTGGTAATTCTGCATGGGAGCTGCCCGGTAAATTTCCTTCTGCCAATTCGTACCGACGCCGTATTCTGCTGGTTTTTTGGGGTAAGCAGGCGTATAACCGTAGCGTTCAGCAAAGCCGAGGTTTCGTAGCTGCTCATTTTTAAGCGCCGTTTGTTCTTCGGCAGTTGCCAAATCCAGCATTTTAATGATGTTCGATACGCCATAATAGGCTTCAAAATCAACGCTCGACTGACCTTCCTTACCCCGTCGGGTTGTAACCAGCACCACACCGTTAGCCCCGCGAGAGCCATAAATAGCCGTTGCCGACGCATCTTTCAGTACTTCGATACTCTCAATATCACTTGGATTGATGGTTGCCAGAACGTTTGGAAAACCCACGGAACCTCCGGCTCCCTGCGCCGTTGTGGGATTGGTTACCGGAAAACCATCGATGACATACAGGGGATCGTTGGAGGCAGAAATCGAGTTGCCGCCCCTGATTCGGATGGTGACCCCACCTCCCGGCGCATTCGAGGAGTTAGTCACCTGCACACCTGATACCCGTCCCTGCAAAGCCTGATTAAAGGAAGTAACCGGCTGTGCCTTCAATTCGGTTGACCCGATTGAAGCCACCGAACCGGTTAAATCCCGTTTTTTGACCGCACCATACCCAATGACCACGACCTCATTGAGTGATTTGTTATCGGCTTTAAGGGCAATATTGATCGTTGCCTGATTGCCAACGGTTACCTCCTGCGGCTCATAGCCAACATAAGAAAAGATCAGTACCGATCTTCCATCCTGCACCAAAAGGCGAAACTTTCCGTCCCCATCCGAGGTAGTGCCCCGGTTTGTCCCTTTCACCACAATACTTACTCCCGGTAGCGCCTGCCCCATTTCGTCGGAGATGGTTCCAGAAACGGTCTGATCAGCGGGAACGATGGCCTCAGCCTGAAATGAGGGTTGAGTTTCATCGGGCACCGCCACTGGACTCAACACGATCTGTCGACCCACGACTTCGTACCGTAACCGAAGCGGTTTGACGACTTTATCCAGAACCTCGCCCAGCGATTCGTTGGTGGCTACGACCGTGATTTTGAGGTCAAAAGGTATTTCGCGCGGCCGAAACGCAAACCGTATATTCGTTTGGCTTTCAATTTCTTTCAGCACTTTACGGAGACCCTGATTTTCGAGCCGGAAAGTCACCCGCTTATTGAGTAATTCCTGGGCGGTGGCATCGTTTGCCAGTGAAGCCCCCGCAAAAATCACCACTAAAAGCGCTTGTAACAGCGAGAGTTTCATGAGGTGAAAGAGGGTTTGGACGGGTACTGGTTTTTTCATTAGTTTTACCTGTTTTTGAAAGTTTTAGGACAAAAACGCCCCCTGCATCTTTTCATGAGATGCCTGCGAACCAAACGCGTGAAGGGGATTTCCGACATCCGTGGTGTTACGAGCACTACGGATGTTCTTTTTTCTGGAGATGCTATCTGGTGCTTATGACTGGATATTTGTTTAGGTGATTAATTCAGTTTCTGGCAACCTTTACTATAAATGACTACCTGGGCGTCGATGAGCTTGTAATCCGCATCCAGTACCTTACAGATGACATCTAATTTCTGAAAGAGATCTTCATCCGTAAGACTTAGTGTTAGCGTGCAATACCGCATCACTTCTTCGTCATAAATGACATCGACCCCGTAAGCCCGCTCAATGGCTTTAAATACCTGGGCTGCTGATGCATCGTCAAATGCAAACGCCAGCACCTCTTTTTGGGGAATAAGTAAGCGAGGACTTTCGACTAATGTTTTATTAAGCGTAGACGCATCGCGTTGAAAGACAGCTTCCTGATTGGGGGTCAGAACCATGCCTTTCGATTCCGGATCATGGACCCGGCCCGGCTGATTTGGGTAGACCGAAACCCGACCCGTTCGCACGGTTACCGTCACCGTCGGTGCATCGACCAGCGCTTTAATCCGAAAACTCGTACCCAAAACTTTGGTAACCAGACCATTGGCATAAACGACAAAGGGTTTTTTCGGATTCTTTTTAACGTCAAAAAATGCTTCTCCGGTCAGATATACCTCACGCTGGGCACCTGCCAGCTCAGTTCTGTAACGCAATCGACCCCCTTTATTCAGATCAACCCGGCTTCCATCGGCCAGTTGAACCTGCATGATCTGATTCGCTTCATTTACGGTTTCGACCCATTCGTCGGCTGTCCGGGCGACTCCCGGTGCAGCGTCTGTTTCTTTTTTGGTCAATTGTCGGACCAGTAAACCAATACCCAGGATCAGCCCAATCGAGGCCGCAATTTTCCAGCCACGCTGCCAGTTCAGCCAACGCGTCATCGGGATTGTGCGTGACTCTTCCAGCGTGTTTTCAATCCGGTTCCAGATGGTATCGACTGTTTCGCTCAATACTGGTGTCTGCTGAATATGCTGCAAACCAGTGACTAACCGCCGGGCTTCCTCGATCTGGTAATATCGCTCCGGATATTCCCGCAGAAATTCTTTCCAGAACGCTTCTGTCTCTGGCGTGGGCGCGTTGATCCACTCCTTAAAGTAGTCGTCGGCCGCCAGATCCTCCGCATTAAATTGATAATAATTCATGGTTGTAGCGCTTTTCAATAGTCCGCTGATTTTTAAGATTCTTATGGTTTACATGATTTTTCCAACAACAAACCATATATAATCATCAATAATTAAAATTTTAGGTGTATGATTTCACAAAAAACAAAGGGAATCATACCTCATCTTAATCACCTTAACAATCAGCGTTCTATGATCTTTAAACTAATCGTGCTAATTCGAACCACAGCAGCGATAACGAAAAAATTCGGACGACTTCGCGGAGTGTTTTCAGGGCTGAGTAAATAAATTTGCAGGCAGACTGGTAATTGACCCCCATGATCTGAGCAATCTCTTCGTTGCTGAAATGCTGGTAGAACCGCAAATTCAGCGCTTCCTGCTGACGAGGTGTCAGCAAAGCGTAACTTTTGCGGAGCTGTCGGAAAAGTTGTTCGATTTCCTCACGCTCGATGAGGTTGTTTTCAATGACAAAGTCATCAGCGGGAATGGGTGCCGAGTCAATATCAGACGCCTGAAAGAATAAATCACGATTGCGAACTTTATTGATTTTATTCCGTAACGACCGGAACAGGTAGAATTTGATCGAATCGGTATCGCTCAGATTAGCCCGGCTCTGCCAGAGTTCAATAAACAGATCATGAATACTATCCTCGATCAGGGGTACATCGTTCGTAACCTTATGGCCGTAATTCAGCAGATCAGGGGCGTAGAGCCGGTAAATCTGTTGAAAGGCTGCACCATCCCCCTGACGAAAGGCATACCATAGGTCGCTGGGAGAAGGCTGTATCGGCACCGTATTTTTATGAGTTAGTGATGGATCAATCAGAGCAATGGCTGGAGCTATCGACCCAACCAGGGGCTCTATATATACTAATGCCAAGTTTATTCGCTTTTAATCCTATTTTTCGATTATTTTTTTTCAGATTATTTAATTCTCATGATAAATCATTCCAAAAACGCTCAGATAATGTTCAGGACGCGACAAAATCAGTAAATCCGGTTAGCTGGGTATAGGCTGGGCGATTCAAAGCCTTTGTGATGAAAATGGGCGTAATCTTACTGTTACTATCACCCGACACAGTTGGGCA comes from Spirosoma aureum and encodes:
- a CDS encoding RNA polymerase sigma factor; the encoded protein is MALVYIEPLVGSIAPAIALIDPSLTHKNTVPIQPSPSDLWYAFRQGDGAAFQQIYRLYAPDLLNYGHKVTNDVPLIEDSIHDLFIELWQSRANLSDTDSIKFYLFRSLRNKINKVRNRDLFFQASDIDSAPIPADDFVIENNLIEREEIEQLFRQLRKSYALLTPRQQEALNLRFYQHFSNEEIAQIMGVNYQSACKFIYSALKTLREVVRIFSLSLLWFELARLV
- a CDS encoding RagB/SusD family nutrient uptake outer membrane protein, encoding MKPFKFVVSMLCLLLMGSGCEKNLEEEPISFLSESNSFNNAADAVTAINSVYDRAKAIYSMPMISLGDLSGEELTLRPDGSASISEIDQHKYTSANTQFDDFYTNSYVAIDRANRVVENVPRIAMDTKLRDQVVGEAKFLRALFYFNLVRAFGDVPLVVKTSTDVVNVRVSRDPVDKVYQQITQDLLDAEKVLPATYTVVGEIGRATVGAAKSILATVYLTRKDWANAAAKAKEVIDSKTYSLVADYRDLFTPEKENGPEHIFSIQYSCVLPKYGSPMAENFAIYFSYPINLTGGSYQVSNYFANSFLKGDYRKDVTVILEKKLANGTVVASRTGPHLDKYWDPLACGSQQARNNFLVTRYADVLLIYAEAFNELNGPGSEAYSAINLVRARARKGNTASDLQDLKGLTQAQFREAVLQERSWELAGEGHRRWDLLRTGKFLEAAQKEGFTNATEKNLLFPIPIFEIDVNPALRQNPGY
- a CDS encoding FecR family protein, which codes for MNYYQFNAEDLAADDYFKEWINAPTPETEAFWKEFLREYPERYYQIEEARRLVTGLQHIQQTPVLSETVDTIWNRIENTLEESRTIPMTRWLNWQRGWKIAASIGLILGIGLLVRQLTKKETDAAPGVARTADEWVETVNEANQIMQVQLADGSRVDLNKGGRLRYRTELAGAQREVYLTGEAFFDVKKNPKKPFVVYANGLVTKVLGTSFRIKALVDAPTVTVTVRTGRVSVYPNQPGRVHDPESKGMVLTPNQEAVFQRDASTLNKTLVESPRLLIPQKEVLAFAFDDASAAQVFKAIERAYGVDVIYDEEVMRYCTLTLSLTDEDLFQKLDVICKVLDADYKLIDAQVVIYSKGCQKLN
- a CDS encoding SusC/RagA family TonB-linked outer membrane protein; translation: MKKPVPVQTLFHLMKLSLLQALLVVIFAGASLANDATAQELLNKRVTFRLENQGLRKVLKEIESQTNIRFAFRPREIPFDLKITVVATNESLGEVLDKVVKPLRLRYEVVGRQIVLSPVAVPDETQPSFQAEAIVPADQTVSGTISDEMGQALPGVSIVVKGTNRGTTSDGDGKFRLLVQDGRSVLIFSYVGYEPQEVTVGNQATINIALKADNKSLNEVVVIGYGAVKKRDLTGSVASIGSTELKAQPVTSFNQALQGRVSGVQVTNSSNAPGGGVTIRIRGGNSISASNDPLYVIDGFPVTNPTTAQGAGGSVGFPNVLATINPSDIESIEVLKDASATAIYGSRGANGVVLVTTRRGKEGQSSVDFEAYYGVSNIIKMLDLATAEEQTALKNEQLRNLGFAERYGYTPAYPKKPAEYGVGTNWQKEIYRAAPMQNYQLSFSGGTDKLRYLVSTNYFNQDGIIIANNYKRYTGRINLDANVNDRLKIGTTLTVSRSVNNGVNESGYGGSPVGSARTISPASPVYDASGNWQLLNVGPGSGMASIANPVALLRTSTNILYSDRVLGSLFGDYKVLTGLTARVSVGVDLLNTRRNVFFTPQTLVANTVNGYGSNGTSSNVNLLNENTLTYARTLNASHAFDVLAGITFQSNREERTYQEAQNFANYTLGANSLAQASVLIAPTNSVQKWGLNSYLGRVNYRFKDRYLFTLTGRVDGSSRFGLNNKYGFFPSGAFAWRVSDEPFLKNVQALSDLKFRLSYGITGNDGIGLYNSLSAYVTSRTVFGDTEVLTTQAGRIGNPDLRWEKTAQFDVGFDLGLLNNRIQLTADYYQKTTSDLLLAIDLPATTGFTTVTRNIGSLENKGFELGITSVNIDGKFKWTTNGNISTNRNKVLRLADADQYLVTDGGTSMQTIVKVGEAVGSFYGRVFDGVWQSNEAVKAAGGLAQTGDVGGAPRYKDVNGDGVFNNATDRAVIGNGLPKFIFGLTNTFSYKGLDLAIFLQGVQGNQLYNQTRNITETDPGATPLKSFINDHWQTEKPSNNRPSARQWSIFNSSYLIEDGSFLRLKNISLGYRLPLKTKAIRAARVYVSGQNLLTVSKYSGYDPEVNSNFTSNTTYGIDNFAYPPARTFTIGGTITF
- a CDS encoding RNA polymerase sigma factor, which codes for MSELEQNQTFTQWLGQHKALLFKVVRAYAVTAMDQDDLFQEIIIQVWHSIPAFRQQSSTTTWIYRIALNTAIKWANKERKHTQSTETLDQLPPILQETAIQIDERLTWLYEEIYKLDEIDRSLSLLILDGFSYKEMATILGITESNVGVKINRIKKLLISKSKQQDYHGI
- a CDS encoding FAD-dependent oxidoreductase; protein product: MKSISLFCLLLVCCCSFQLKKPAQTETYDVVVYGGTPGGIISAVAAAREGVRVLLIEPTKHVGGLNTSGIGTAESEHMIEETYSGLPLEFYERLGKHYGKSGPTFYFESHVAEKTFTDLLKEANVTVVYEAFVKSVQKKATVIQSVSLTNGRNVAGKVFIDATYEGDLMARAGVSHTHGRESREQYGESLAGVRFIDTPIEAAPYDDSGRLLPGFVERNTLTEGQASDRVMNYNFRLMMSTKSDRRPFPKPALYKPERYLLLTRLLKNHPETTLKDIIDLYSWTYPKGKFETNNKQKAVISLGHFGGNVDYPEADYTRRDAIYQDHKAWTLGLMYYLANDPSVPETLRTETSGYGLSADEFTDNENFPYYLYVREARRMIGAYVQTQKDILQERTKPDAICLGSHWIDSHHVQRVAVSKTQFVNEGRIWEPITQPYELSYRIITPKATECTNLLVPVCASSSHVGFCSLRVESTWMQLGNSAGIAAAMAIKQKKNVQDLAYNALKTALEKKGVILSIDHQTWNGTKDVTK